One Glycine max cultivar Williams 82 chromosome 6, Glycine_max_v4.0, whole genome shotgun sequence DNA segment encodes these proteins:
- the LOC100817034 gene encoding protein FAR-RED ELONGATED HYPOCOTYL 3 gives MDIDLRLPSGEHDKEDEETTTIDNMLDSEEKLHNGGIDGRNIVDAGIEVHALNGGDLNSPTVDIVMFKEDTNLEPLSGMEFESHGEAYSFYQEYARSMGFNTAIQNSRRSKTSREFIDAKFACSRYGTKREYDKSFNRPRARQNKQDSENSTGRRSCSKTDCKASMHVKRRSDGKWVIHSFVKEHNHELLPAQAVSEQTRRMYAAMARQFAEYKTVVGLKNEKNPFDKGRNLGLESGEAKLMLDFFIQMQNMNSNFFYAVDLGEDQRLKNLLWIDAKSRHDYINFCDVVSFDTTYVRNKYKMPLAFFVGVNQHYQFTLLGCALISDESAATFSWLFWTWLKGVGGQVPKVIITDHDKTLKSVISDMFPNSSHCVCLWHILGKVSENLSPVIKKHENFMAKFEKCIYRSLTSDDFEKRWWKIVDKFELREDECMQSLYEDRKLWAPTFMKDVFLGGMSTIQRSESVNSFFDKYVHKKTSVQDFVKQYEAILQDRYEEEAKADSDTWNKVATLKTPSPLEKSVAGIFTHAVFKKIQAEVIGAVACHPKADRHDDTTIVHRVHDMETNKDFFVVVNQVKSELSCICRLFEYRGYLCRHALIVLQYSGQSVFPSQYILKRWTKDAKVRNIIGEESEHVLTRVQRYNDLCQRALKLIEEGSLSQESYGIAFHALHEAHKSCVSVNNSSKSPTEAGTSGAHGQLSTEDDTQSRNMSKSNKKKNPTKKKKVNSEAEVITVGALDNLQQMDKFSTRAVTLEGYYGTQQSVQGMLNLMGPTRDDYYGNQQTLQGLGPISSIPTSHDGYYGTHQGMPGLAQLDFLRTGFTYGIRDDTNVRATQLHEDPSRHA, from the exons ATGGATATAGATCTTCGGTTACCTTCTGGTGAACATGATAAGGAGGATGAAGAAACAACTACAATTGATAACATGTTGGACAGTGAAGAAAAATTGCATAATGGAGGTATAGATGGCAGAAATATAGTTGATGCTGGCATTGAGGTACATGCTCTAAATGGTGGAGATTTGAATTCACCCACAGTTGATATTGTAATGTTTAAGGAAGATACAAATCTTGAGCCACTTTCTGGCATGGAATTTGAGTCTCATGGAGAAGCTTATTCATTTTACCAAGAATATGCTCGGTCGATGGGATTCAACACTGCAATACAAAATAGTCGTCGTTCAAAAACATCAAGAGAATTTATAGATGCAAAGTTTGCTTGTTCCCGATATGGAACAAAGCGAGAGTATGACAAATCATTTAATCGCCCACGTGCACGACAGAACAAGCAAGATTCTGAAAATTCAACTGGTCGAAGATCTTGTTCAAAGACTGATTGTAAAGCAAGCATGCATGTAAAAAGAAGGTCAGATGGAAAATGGGTTATACATAGCTTTGTGAAGGAGCATAATCATGAGCTTTTACCAGCCCAAGCAGTTAGTGAACAAACAAGACGAATGTATGCTGCGATGGCTAGGCAGTTTGCTGAATACAAAACTGTGGTCGgtctcaagaatgaaaagaatcCATTTGATAAAGGTCGGAATTTGGGCCTGGAGTCAGGGGAGGCTAAACTCATGCTTGATTTTTTCATACAGATGCAAAACATGAATTCTAACTTCTTTTATGCAGTAGATCTTGGTGAAGATCAACGTCTGAAAAATCTTTTATGGATTGACGCTAAAAGTAGGCATGACTATATCAACTTTTGTGATGTAGTGTCGTTTGATACCACCTATGTTAGAAACAAATATAAGATGCCTCTTGCATTTTTTGTTGGAGTTAACCAGCACTACCAATTTACATTACTTGGATGTGCCCTGATATCAGACGAAAGTGCTGCCACTTTTTCTTGGCTATTTTGGACGTGGCTGAAAGGAGTTGGTGGTCAAGTTCCAAAAGTGATCATTACTGACCATGACAAGACATTGAAGTCAGTTATTTCAGATATGTTTCCTAATTCAAGTCATTGTGTTTGCCTATGGCATATATTAGGGAAGGTGTCTGAAAATTTATCTCCTGTAATTAAAAAGCATGAGAATTTTATggcaaaatttgaaaaatgcaTTTATAGGTCCTTGACAAGTGATGATTTTGAGAAGAGATGGTGGAAAATTGTTGATAAGTTTGAACTTCGAGAGGATGAATGCATGCAGTCATTGTATGAAGATCGTAAGTTATGGGCACCAACATTCATGAAAGATGTTTTCTTAGGTGGTATGTCTACCATCCAGCGATCTGAAAGTGTAAATTCCTTCTTTGACAAATATGTTCATAAGAAGACCTCTGTCCAAGATTTTGTCAAACAGTATGAAGCAATCTTGCAAGACAGGTATGAAGAGGAAGCAAAAGCAGATTCTGATACATGGAATAAAGTGGCAACCTTAAAAACTCCTTCTCCTTTGGAGAAGAGTGTTGCAGGGATTTTCACACATGCTGtattcaagaagattcaagCTGAGGTTATTGGTGCAGTTGCTTGTCATCCTAAAGCTGACAGGCATGACGATACAACCATTGTTCACAGGGTTCATGATATGGAGACAAATAAAGACTTCTTTGTTGTGGTGAATCAAGTAAAATCTGAGTTGTCCTGTATATGTCGGTTATTTGAATACAGAGGTTATCTTTGTAGACATGCATTGATTGTTCTTCAATATTCTGGCCAGTCAGTGTTCCCCTCTCAATATATTTTGAAACGGTGGACAAAAGATGCAAAGGTCAGGAATATAATAGGAGAAGAATCAGAACACGTGCTGACTAGGGTGCAACGGTACAATGATTTATGTCAGCGAGCACTAAAACTTATTGAAGAGGGATCATTGTCTCAAGAGAGTTATGGTATTGCATTCCATGCGCTACATGAAGCACACAAAAGTTGTGTGAGTGTTAACAATTCTAGCAAGAGTCCTACAGAAGCTGGTACATCAGGGGCTCATGGTCAGCTTTCCACTGAAGACGATACCCAAAGTAGAAATATGAGCAAGtcaaacaaaaagaagaatccaactaaaaagaaaaag GTGAACTCAGAAGCAGAAGTGATAACAGTTGGGGCACTAGACAACTTGCAACAAATG GACAAATTCAGCACAAGAGCAGTTACCCTTGAAGGTTATTATGGCACACAGCAGAGCGTGCAAGGGATG TTGAACTTAATGGGACCAACACGTGATGATTATTATGGGAATCAACAGACACTTCAGGGGCTG GGACCAATAAGTTCGATACCAACAAGTCACGATGGTTATTATGGTACACATCAGGGCATGCCTGGTCTG GCACAACTAGATTTTTTGCGAACTGGTTTCACATATGGCATTCGG GATGATACTAACGTGAGAGCAACACAGTTGCATGAGGATCCATCTAGACATGCATGA
- the AREB3-2 gene encoding ABSCISIC ACID-INSENSITIVE 5-like protein 2, whose amino-acid sequence MGSQCGGDNSGKHSQLQPLVPQNSMYSLTLDEVQNHLGDLGKPLSSMNLDELLKNVWTVEANQSTGVDIEGTALTSQAALQRQASLSLTSALSGKTVDEVWRDIQQSKDNKDKKSQERQSTLGEMTLEDFLVKAGIVAEASNRKNTGATVGVDSNVVAPQFPQHGPWIQYAQPQYQHPQQGLMGIYIPGQNKAQPLHMGAGVATDVLYADGQVALSSPVMGTLSDTRRPGRKRGTSEDMVEKTVERRQKRMIKNRESAARSRARKQAYTTELEHKVSRLEEENEKLRRQQELEKMLSSNPPPEPRYQIRRTSSASF is encoded by the exons ATGGGGTCTCAATGTGGTGGTGATAATAGTGGAAAACATTCACAACTCCAGCCTCTGGTGCCGCAAAATTCAATGTACAGCCTCACACTTGATGAAGTTCAGAATCATTTAGGTGACTTAGGGAAACCTCTAAGTAGCATGAACCTTGACGAGCTTCTAAAAAATGTGTGGACCGTCGAGGCAAACCAGTCCACTGGTGTGGACATTGAGGGTACAGCTCTAACTAGTCAAGCTGCGCTGCAGCGTCAGGCTAGTCTGTCGTTAACTAGTGCTCTAAGCGGGAAGACTGTTGATGAGGTTTGGAGGGATATACAACAAAGCAAAGATAACAAGGATAAGAAGTCTCAGGAAAGACAGTCTACATTGGGAGAGATGACTTTGGAGGATTTCTTGGTAAAAGCAGGGATTGTAGCTGAAGCATCTAATAGGAAGAATACTGGTGCTACAGTCGGCGTTGATTCAAATGTAGTGGCGCCACAGTTTCCTCAACATGGTCCTTGGATACAGTATGCACAACCACAATATCAGCATCCACAACAAGGTTTAATGGGGATTTATATACCTGGACAGAATAAAGCACAGCCATTACACATGGGAGCTGGTGTGGCAACAGATGTTCTGTATGCAGATGGTCAGGTGGCATTGTCTTCACCTGTTATGGGAACCTTGTCAGATACTAGGAGACCTGGCAGAAAACGGGGCACGTCAGAGGATATGGTAGAGAAGACCGTTGAGAGGAGGCAGAAGAGGATGATCAAGAATCGGGAATCTGCTGCCCGTTCTAGAGCAAGGAAACAG GCTTACACAACTGAATTGGAGCACAAAGTCTCTCGTTTGGAAGAGGAAAACGAAAAGCTGAGGAGACAGCAG GAGCTAGAGAAAATGTTGTCAAGCAATCCACCTCCTGAACCTAGATACCAGATTCGCCGAACATCATCGGCTTCATTCTGA